The sequence below is a genomic window from Uranotaenia lowii strain MFRU-FL chromosome 2, ASM2978415v1, whole genome shotgun sequence.
aaataaataaaataacttagtctatagtttgaatttttgaaaactgttttctacgtttgaaagccttttaATTGAGTATCTAATACACAAACTTTGGTTTGCATTCGAAATTGTTTTCCgttctgatttttaaatcaaatttaaagtagtccaatAAATTTACCATGTTTCACGTTCATAGGactccagtactggttttaaaaatagaaaacaagCCACATCCCcctcaacagaaaaaataatcgaaaaatattgaaaaaagtgatcaatattatcccggattacggtacattgaataaatgaaaattaaatgttcggaatgaaaaacaatcatattgaaaaaattattgaaatttttttaataattattattgacaaaattctgGCTATTAcagaatgattgaaaatcggtACCAACGAAGACAATGTTCTATATTCGAATTTGTTCCCATTATTAGAagtgaaaattcaaatacaaaaataaaaataatcagctTCATAGCTTAGAtgcagaatttagaatttaaaataaaatagattcaaTATGGAAAATGTATCTGTCGATAAACgctatttttccatattttgccTCCGAGATTCATATTTATTAAACATCCAAATTAGAAATTCgttttcagattaagaattctgattcagaatgcataaggagtgtattagaaaaaaaatgcaacactttgatttgtgaataacttttgaatgcgtgggtggaaattgataaaatattcagctacctagtaatgttgTGTGCCTACGtgttcaaaatttggtgacaatctggttTGGTGACAAGTGGTTTTGAAGATAGCGCCCAATAGAGAAGCTCATAGAcaaattttttgggcaggattgagaaaaatccaggagaatcccagtgggagacccacAAACAGCAGGatatcaactattcgaccaacaTTCATGTGGTAAATCATTTAAGGAcagcggtgtttaaactcgcctcggaaagaatcattcggctgattttttccgagtttaacttgttgtgtgcagattgattttatcttcgttccaatcatgacgtgattgcacacaaaacgaagagaacagttccgagttgatgtttccccctcctcgcaggaataaaatcacaccaatgaaacaacagaacgaagcttaccgtacacgaatgctcacgagcgatcgttgcccgacggaccgagttaacattcctcgcacccttctctcgctcgtttcccgttcccttgtatctatcacttttagccacgcccccatgcgttgtccgattgatgtgttcggctgccgaacgaaaacgattttttctttaattcgctgaactgttcgtttgcttcgctgatgtttctcccccgattgctgtttactcctgccgagtttacccgaagcttacttcctgatgctttccgagttgaactttagatagcatcattgcagatcgagtttaacgaaataaaatcgttctgcaaagaagggcaaagtgcgagtatgtagactcgcgattttaacatctctgtttaaggagtcctagaggatctaacagtgcaaaaaaagtgaagattattgattccatAAAGTTGAGGAATGTCGGAAGTTTTAtcaagcaaaatttgaaaattttaacaagggaagtgatgaaaaaaacattttttctgacTAGTTCGTCTAGCTGGCCAAATAAACAGGTTAACTTCCTTTCTACAAGGTGAAACAGCTTTCCTCcggtaaaattatcaaaatacggtggtcaaatcgtgcgcagaatatcataatattttgaaaaatttcgtaatggaaagcaaaacgaactctttagcgggcacctggcaggtttccaggaGGAAATTTTCGTTTCAAGTTTCTCTTGAATGTTTCGGAgatagaaaaacagaaaaaatagaaaaaaattatgtcttgtacttgaggaggctttggaagctgcaaatcaatcagtatttcataacgattgacacgatgaaaggataaatatataaaaaaagactgcctccaaatgcgaccgttttcccTGCATAGCACTCAAATAGATCCAAAAAAAGTTGATCCTCTTTTGGTTGGATCTGAAATCATGCCATTACGTgaaaactgtggtggagtgataaaaagtcaaatatgttgttttcgtgccgaaggaggacaatcggctaaatttgtcataactttgaccaaatttaaaattttgagctcATGTATTGCATTCTACGACAGCAAACCACCTGGCATACAAtaatcataaaataatttttatcttgtTGTTTACcttcttaaatttcaaattgagatGTTTTCACCCGAAATCCATACGATTCATTCTGAACTAATTTAACACTCACCCATTCGCTCAGCTGAGCTGTTTCCAAATCACTACGGCCATTTCCTCTATAGGTACGTACCTACATACATAATTTCCAAAGGACACTTCCGGAAGCTACACATTTTAATCCTCTTAAACTGTGTTCCGACTTGGGCCATTCTTCAGCTTTTAAGAGTCATTTTGCACAACCACTCGAACATAAGCAACACATTCTCCCTGGACGTTCTTCGTctggtctttttttttttggggatgGACCCCGATTCTGGACAAGCAGGGAGGCCGCATTAACTACACAAATATTGCTCAACTTTTTAAATCGGTTTAGCCAATCCTATTATGACACTTAAAAGCTCCGGCACGTTGTACGCCTTAATTGTTCTGCGCTCTGTTTGGAGGCTttcgaaaaaaacaaaccgGGACGAAGggaacatattttaattttgatagttgTGAACCGGTGGAGTGTTGCACTTTTAAGGGGCATGAATCATTGGATAATGTGCTGACTTACAATGGGGGCCATGTGCTCGGCTAAAAGCTTAGGAAATTTTTTAACgaagaaaaatttatattagaCATTCTTGTTAGTTGTTCACAAAATCCAAATGTTACACATTTGAGTATCAAAATCGCGAGGAATTACAAGTTACGAAGATACTTTCgggatttcaaacaaatttcctgAATTCGGGACAGTAATTTCttgtaaagttaaaaaaattcgtcacgttcatttctgttatttgcctattttatcaaaaaaagaaatttctcaCGTGTTTGATTTGCCTCTTTCAGTGACCTCAAACTCGGTCTGCAGTGTATACGCAGCTACACCCGCCGATGCATGACCCTGGAGCAACGGAATCGGTTCAACAAGCTGTACAACGGGACGCATCAGTTCGTGCGGGATCTGTGCCGCGATGGCCCGTATCAAAATGATTTCCTGTCCCACGCGCCATGTCTGCAGCGCGTCAAACCGGACTACGAGGTGTGCGGACGGAAGTACCACAACACGGTTTCCGTAATCACGCAGCAACATGAGCAACACCACCATCAGCATCATCACCAGCACCAGAACCGCCACGAACGGCACTATCAGAACCAGGTGCAGGATCAATATAACGGGAACCATCACACGACGGCCGGTCGAAATGCCGAAGATGACGTGCGGACGTTGTGCTGCTCGTTCATCGAGTATCTGGATTGCTCCGAGAGTGCGGCCCAAAAGACCTGCGGCAGGGAAACGGCCAAGTTTACCAGGGGATTCCTGGATAAGATGTCGTCCACGTTGATAAATGTAAGTACACTTCGTCAAATTCATTTTCTCAGTAcccattctcaattctcaaccgAAATTTTAAATCTCTATTCTCAATCGTAATTCTCAATCTAATTTCTGAatctcaactctcaattctcaaactcaactctcaatctcaattctgaaatctcaatttaaattctcaatctcaattctcaactctCAATCTCAATCCTCAATATCAATTCTCAGTCTCAATTTCCAATATCAATCttaattctcaatctcaattctcaatctcaatttgcaacctcaattctcaatctcaattctcaatctcaattatcagtctcaattctcaatctcaattctcaatctcaatttgcaacctcaattctcaatctcaattctcaatctcaattctcaatctcaattctcaattctcaatctcaatttttcaattttcaatctcaattctcaatctcatttttcaatttgaattctcaatcttaattctcaatc
It includes:
- the LOC129746668 gene encoding uncharacterized protein LOC129746668 — encoded protein: MLSTAASLSKFYNRMSILITVFITVNLAKIRAENCGQEELARCAAPFQVLQSSTDLSIATKKEELDKICPDLKLGLQCIRSYTRRCMTLEQRNRFNKLYNGTHQFVRDLCRDGPYQNDFLSHAPCLQRVKPDYEVCGRKYHNTVSVITQQHEQHHHQHHHQHQNRHERHYQNQVQDQYNGNHHTTAGRNAEDDVRTLCCSFIEYLDCSESAAQKTCGRETAKFTRGFLDKMSSTLINMYCEDYYRSNKCPSMYSSGGHHSAKPSSSVASFLLLLLAPSVVSFLNSVFPTFSILRLR